The Thermococcus sibiricus MM 739 DNA window GGAGTGTTTTTTTCGTGCTCTCAACACCAGCTTGAAAGAGTTGCCATGCTTTTTCATCTTTTGTGACTTCCCAGTAGTAGTAGAGGCCCTGTAATGCTATTATATGACCGTTCAGGACCAGCTCATTTGAGTTGTAGTTGTATTCAAGATACCATGGGCCGTATTTTGTATTTGAAACAAATCCATTCTCTTTCAAAGATAAATCAAAGGAATTTAGGAGTAGTTTTGCGGTTTTTAAGTACGTTTCGTTTTTTGTTATTTGATATGCTTTTGCGTATAATCCCGCACCCATTCCTTGAGCATAACCTGAAACCCAAGGGATGGAAGAATTCTCGAAATGGAAATAATTAAGGAACAGAGCATATTCCTCGCTGTTGTAGTTTCCGAAATACATGAATTCTTGGAGATTATTTAGAAATTGTAATGCTATTTCATAATTTCCTCGTTTGAAGTATATATCGGCCCAGTGAAGGGCACTCACAGGATAATAACTTAAACCCCTACCTCTATAATATAAGAAAGGCAGTGAGGTATTAAGATCACCCTTAATTTTTATGGGGGAATAATAGGGGGTATTTTCAGAAAATATCACTACGGAAAAGTCTTTCTGAGGGGATGGATATTTGGAATAATATTCGTTATTGGCTTTTAAAGTTAAATTAAATGCCTTTATATCAAGCATGCTGAGACCTTTCCACTTTGCGAGTTCTCCAAAGGCCCTTATCGCATAGAAAGAATCTCTATATGAACGAAGATATGTGATGTTGCCTGTTTTGGAATATTTGCTTAGGAATTCTTCTCTAATTTTTTTATTTATTTTGAGTTCTTCTTTGATTTTGTTTGGTACCTCTCCGTATACTTTTCGGATTTCTTTTACTAGGACCTCTTCGGAGACCATAAATACTTCATCCGGAATTTTTTCCCCTATTATACCGGACTTCTCAGTTTCAGGTTTAATTCTAAGAGTTTCATCTTCGTAGTACAGTTCTAGTGTTATCAGTATTCTCTCTCCATATGGAAATTTAAGGTTAATCAGGTCTCTAGCACTCACTTTCTTTCCATACCAGTCCTTACCATTGGCATTTACAACAAATGTTACTTCTACTTCTCCATTATTCTCACTAACATATCCAACAAAATTTGGTTTGTTGAAGTCGTTTATAGTCTTGTTTCCAATTTTTACCTGAATCTCTGAAAGTTCAAAAGCAGCGCTTTTTTCATCTATTTGGACATAGATCTCGACTTTGGAGCCTGTAGGGGAGGATGAAATAGAATCTTCAACTGTGATACATCCAAGTGAAAGACTCACCAAAATAAGAACTCCTATTGTTTTAATTAACTTCATATCTCCTCACAATAGTTTAAAAGAAGAGGAGAATATAAATTTTTCCGGCAAAAATTTATAACTGAGTTTTAAAAATAAATATTTGGTGATTAATGTGAAAACCCCCTGTGAGTTTTGGGCGGAAGAAGTGATGCCAAATTTAAGGGCCGATATAGCCCGTATTTTGTATTCTAAAGGATTAACTCAGGCAAAAATAGCAGAACATTTGGGTATCACACAAGCGATGGTTAGCAAATATCTAACTGGAAAATATAAACGGCTTGGGGGAGATCTTAGTAAGGAAATTCAAATAGTTGCCCAAGAGGTGGCCAGCCTTATTCTTTATGGTGCAAAAAAAGAGGATATAATACGGTTTTTGAACAAGAGGTTCTTTGAAATGCTCAGAAGTGGGATTTTATGTAAGGGTTATTTAGAGTATATTGAAAGTGATGATGAATCGCTTTGCAGTGACCTCTTTAGTGGAGAACCATCTCGTACACAAATTCTGGAAGAGTTGAATTTAGCTTTAGGAGGACTCCTTAGAAATAAAGGGTTTCTAAAGCTTATCCCGGAGATTAGAAGTAACTTTGCCTATTCTCTTCCGGATCCAAAAGAAAAGGAGGACGTAGCAGCTGTTCCAGGGAGAATAACTCATGTAAAAGATAAAGCTTATGCATTACCTCCAGAATTTGGGGCTAGCGAACACATGGCAGGAGTTTTAATAGCACTCTCTAATGTATTTCCCGGTATCAGGAGCGTCTTGAATATAAAATACGACGAGAATATATTTAGAGCCCTGAAAAAAGCCGGTTTCAAATTCGGAGTTATAGAAAAAAGTGAAAGAAGTGAAGATGAAACTGTCAGGCTTATTGTAGAGGAATTTAAAAAGAAAGGCTCATTAGATGCCGTTGTTGACAGAGGAGGTTTTGGAATAGAGCCTTGTGTATATATATTCGGAAAAAACCCAATAGAGGTCGTTGAAAAAGTCAAAAGGTTGGAGAGCTTTCTATGAGGAAGATAACTCTTTTATATCTCATGCTCTTGACTTATGCGAATCTTTCTCCAAAGGTGCCCTCTGCAGGAGTGGCCGGAGGAGACAAAATTGTTCATTTTTTGGAATTCCTCATTCTTGGCCTTGTAAGTAGAGATAAATCATACATGATTTTTCCTGTAATCTTTGAGAGCTTACAACTTTTTGTTCCAGGAAGAAGTTTCTCATTTCTTGATATGGGCGCAAATCTAATAGGGTTTGGTGTTGGATACCTTCTCTGGAGGTGGTGGAATGAAAGTGCTGACAGAAGAGCTTAGGTTTTCTACAAGGGGAGAAATTGACTTAGTTGATATAACGAGGGATATAGAAGAGATCGTGGAAAAAAGTGAAATAAAAAATGGGCAGGTTTTGGTATTTGTACCTGGTGCCACTGGAGCAATAGTCACAATAGAACATGAGAATGACCTTTTAGAAGATTTTAAAAGAGTTCTAAGGGAACTCGTGCCGAAAGGGGCAGGATACAAACATGATATTATTGATAACAATGCTCATTCTCATCTCAGGGCTAGCCTTTTGGGCTCTTCGCTTGTACTCCCAATTGTTGATGGGAAAGTTGTTAGAGGCTTATGGCAGCAGATATTCTTTGTGGAACTTGATGTAAGGCCGAGGAGGAGAAGATTAGTAGTGCAAATAATGGGTGATTAGATTCTCAGGACCATAAAGTCTCTCCCAACCATCCCGTTTTCTCCAACTTTCTCTTCTAATTCCTCTTGAGTGTAGTTTGAGTGACTTATGTGGACAAAAAGGGTTTTATTTGCTTCCACCTTCTGGGCAAATTTGATGGCATCTTCGACTCCGAGATGGGTTTTGGGAATTGAGTACTTATGGGTCATTTCAGAAACCAGAAGGTCCGCTCCTCGGATTTCCTCTAATAGTTCATGATTTCTTAAGATTTCCGGCCCAGTGTCCCCTGTTATAACAATTCTCTTTCCTTTTACTTCTAAAATAAATCCTCCTGCTACATCACCTGGCTGATGAACTACGGGAAATTGTTTTACTTTAAATTTTCCGAAATCATACCACCTATTGAACTCAAGTGAGACATACTCCCATTCCCTGATCCCTAGGAACGTCTCCTGTAAATGTTTTGCAAGGTCAAGGATCTTCTTATGAGAATAGAAGCGCACCTTTTTGAATACCTGCAACTCGGGAAGCCCGCCTATATGGTCAAAGTGAGGATGAGTTATAAAAACATTCTCGATTCGTTCGTTTAGATAACTCATGTGATAATATAAATCCGGAGAAGGATCTATTAAGGCATTTATCTGAGGGATATACATAGAGAATCGTGTTCTTCTGTATTGAGGAAACCTTCTTGCTCTTGAACAGTTTTCACACTCACACAATGCTTTAGGTGTTCCACTGTAGGACCCGGAACCGAGTAGAATGACTCTCATTTTCTTCCCTCCAGAATTTCCTTCCATATGGGATTATTGTGAACTATTATCCACCATTCTTTAAGCTCTCTTCTTTTTCTCTTCCAGTCTGGATGGAATTTCTCAACTAACTTCCAGAATCTTTTAGAGTGATTCATTTCTACGAGGTGGGCAACTTCATGGCTCACCAGGTAATCTATGAGTTGCGGTGGTAAAGCAAGCATTGCTAAATTGAAATTCAAGTTTCCTTTTGGGGAGCAGCTTCCCCATCGTGTTTTTTGCTTTCTAATAAAGACTTTATTGACATTTACATTCAACTTTTTCGTTTTTTCTTGGATTAAGGGGGTTATTATCTCTCTAAGTCTTACTCTAAGTGTTGATTCTAATTTTTTGTTGTGAGGGAGTTTTATCATGTTATCATTAACCTTAAACTTCTCTCCAGACCCAGTATTGTAGAATCTCCCAAGATAAGGGAATCCTGAAAGCTGCTTGGCCTTTTCAATAGCTTCAATTTTAGTTATAATCCATTTCTCTTTTGCCCGTAAAAAAGGCTCAACTCTTCTTGTTGGAGAAACAATCTCCAGTTTTCCACTAGGGGTCACGTAAATTCTCATGTACCTTACCTTTCTTACACTGACCTCATACTGTATTCTTCTTCCACTGAGTTCTATCTCTGGCATATCAAATATTTAGCATTGAATGTTTAAGTGCTTTTTTAAGAAAATGATTTAATATTTGAATCAATGAAACTTATTGGGAAATAACATGAGAAAGATGCTCTATGTGATCCTGCTGGTTGGATTTTTTGCAGTTCTTGCATTGAGTATTTTCTCCTAAATTTTGAGTTAAGAAAGAAGAGGTAGATATTATGGCACTTTCATTTAGACCGATCTGGTTTGATTCAATGGGAGCTAAGAGCTCTTGCGTATTAGTTAAAACTCCTGATATTTCTGTAATAATAGATCCGGGAATTGCAATTATGCAGCCAAGCTTTCCAGCATCAGAGGAGAAAAAGATTGAATGGTTAATTGAGGGAGAAAAAGCAATAAAAAATGCCAGTAAGGAAGCTGATGTCCTTGTGATATCTCATTATCACTATGATCATTACTTCCCCGGTGACTTGGAAGTTTACAGGGGAAAGAGGCTTTTAGCCAAAAACCCGAATGAATACATAAACGATTCTCAGAGGAAGCGAGCAGATTATTTCTATTCAAACCTCTGCAGATACTTTGGAGGCTTAAAGCTGGAAGACCTCTGGAGAGAGAGGGAAGCAAAGAAATACTCAAACCTCATGGATAAATTACCAATAGCCGTTTCAAAGGACTTTGGAGAGTACAATACACGGAGGAAGCAGCTCCTTGAGAAAGGGTTAAAATGGTTTGAAAACAGGGCAGATATGTGGAACCGAAGTCCTAAAATTCCAGAGGTGAAGTTTGAGGATGTTGAAGTTCATTTTGCTGACGGAAGGGAATTCCAGTTTGGAGATACAAAGATAAGATTTACAGGCCCCATGTTCCATGGAATTGAGTTTTCAAGGGTGGGATGGGTTATTTCAACTGTGATTGAATATGAAGATGAGAAGCTCATCCATTCAAGTGATTTAAACGGCCCCATAATAGAGGACTATGCAGAGTGGATAATCAAAGAAAATCCCAACATTCTCATTTTGGATGGCCCTATGACCTATATGCTCGGCTACCTTCTTAACAAGATCAATTTAAGAAGAGCTGTTGAGAACGCAGTGAAAATTGTAAGGAAAATTGATGCAGAAATTATTATCTATGATCACCATTTGCCAAGAGAGCGTCACTTCAAAGAACACACGAAGAAAGTTTGGGAAACTGCAGAAAGACTTGATAAAAACCTTCTAACTGCTGCTGAATTTTTGGGAATGAAACCAAAAGTTTTGGAGATTTGACATTTAGGATATAGTTTTAACTCTTTAATTAAATTTTATTGGTGGTGGTGATGGTGAACATTGGGGAAGCTGATAAGCTGAGAATCTATACTCTAGCTGAGGACTATGCTGGGTATAATAGCCCATTTTTGGCTCAACATGGAGTTTCCTTTTTGATTGAAGTAGGATTTGATGGAAATAAACGAAGAATACTCTTTGATACAGCATCCTACGCTGAGCCCATTCTTTTCAACATGGAAATTTTGGGAATTGACCCAAAAACAGTGGACATGATAATACTTTCACACAGTCACTTTGACCATACAGGCGGTTTACTGGGCATCATGAAGAAAATAAATAAAGAAATTCCTATACTCGCTCATCCCAATATTTTTAAAGTAAGTTTTGCCATGGAACCGGAGTTCATGTACGCAGGAATACCCCCATTAAGAGGAGGCTCAAAAGAGGAAATTGAAAAACTTGGTGGTGTTTGGATTCTGAGCAGAGATATTATAAAGTTAATGCCGGGTGTTTTTACACTTGGAGAAATAACAAAAGAAGAGAAAGTCGAGTTTGAGAGAAGTACTACAATAAGCCTTTATAAGCTTGAAAATGGGAAAATACGGTCGGATGATATCGAGGATGAAATAGGGCTTGCAATAAACACTAAGAAAGGTTTAGTGGTCATTGGAGGATGTGCCCATCCCGGCATTATCAGCATGGTAAAAAAAAGCTGTAGAACTGAGTGAAATTACCAAGGTGCATGCTGTTATAGGTGGATTCCATTTAATAGAGGCAGATAATGAAAGAATTCAGAAAACTGTAGAAGCACTTAAAGAATTAGGGGTTAAGAGGGTTTTCGTCGGACATTGTACAGGGCTTGAAGCCGAGGCACTGTTTGCAAGGGAATTCGGGAAGAACTTTGAAAAACTCCACTCTGGAAAAGTCATAGAAATCTAGAAGTCTTAAAACTTCAGCTTTTCTCTTTTAAGAATGCTATAATATGTAGTCTCTTAAATTTCAAGATCACAAAAAATTGAAAAGGAAATTAACAGGGGAGTATTCTCACTTTGCAGGAAATGCACCGAGTTGTTGAAGCATACTAAGTAGATCATAACCCCACCACATTTCTGCAATTTTGTCTCCTTCAAAGCGATAAATAGAGGTTCCTTCAATAGTTACCTGCTTTCCAGTTGGAGGGATCTTACCACCCATCATCTCGCCTTTTTGAGTTCCAGTAACTTTCCATCGTTTTACAATTTCGTCGCCTTCAGTAATAGTATCTTCAATAGTTACATGAAAATCAGGGAACGTCTTGTGGTTGAAGAGTACCCATTCTTTAAATTTCTCAAGATTTGTAACATCTGGATTAGCAGGGTCATGATTTACGAAGTTTTGGGCATAAAACTCATCTAATGTATTTACATTTCCCTTGTTCCAGACTTCATCCACTATCTGCTGTATAATCCTTTCTTTCTCTGTCATTCTTCTATACCTCCTTTTTATTCTATTTATGCATTTTATAGTTTAAACTATATAAGAATTGGTATTATGTAAAAATAACGTAACATCTAAGTTTACAAAAGAAAAATAAAAGCTTTAAAATAGAATTTCATTTCAAAATTATTCTTGCGTCAACTATGACTGCGCCCTCGCCTTCGGGGTAAACGAAGATTGGGTTCAAGTCCATTTCTTTAATGTAATCTTTTAGATCATCAATTAATTGTGAAACTTTCAGCATCATGTCTACAATTGCCTTCATGTCCGCTGGTGCCTCCCCTCTTGCTCCGGCTAAAATTGGGTAACCTTTAATGCTTTTTATCATTGCCCAAGCGTCTTTCTCTTCAATCGGGATTATTCTGAATGTAACGTCCTTGAGAATTTCAACAAAAATTCCACCGAGACCAAACATGAGTGCGTGCCCGAATTGTGGGTCTTCGGTAACACCAATGATTATTTCCCTTCCGGGTTTGAGCATTGGGGCTATTAAGACACCGAGAATTTCTGCATCTGGCTTGTATTTTCTTGCGTTCTCGTGGATTTCTTCCCACTTTTGTTTAAGTTCTTCGTCGTTCTTTATTTTCAGCATGACGACTTTCGCGTCACTCTTGTGAAGGATTTGGGGTGACATTAGCTTCATAACCACTGGATAACCTATTTCGTTAGCGTACTTTATGGCTTCGTCCAAATTTTTTGCTAGTTTCTCCTCTGGAAGGGGCAAGTCATAAGCTTTTAAAACCTGTTTTGCCTCGTATTCAACTAAAGCCTTCCTACCTTGAGTCAAAACCTCTTTAATTATCTTTAATGCTTCTTCCTTCATACTATTCCCCCCATAATAAGGAAATAAGGAGTCAGATTACTCCTTATTTAATTTTTCCAAATACTTTGCATATTGGACAAGTCCAGCCATTGCCCTGACTCCTCTCTCGGGCGTGGAGTATACTGGAACTCCCTTATTTTCAAGCATTTTTGCATAATATTCGGTCTTTTTACCACCCATTGCAACTGCTACTATTGGTTTCTCACTCTTCTTTGCGTATTCTGCTAGGATTTCTATGATCTCCTCTTCGTTTAACAATGGTACTTGGAAGAGGACTATTATAACTATTGCGTCTACGTTGGGATCGTTCACAAAGGCCTCAATAGCGTATTTGTATCTCTGAGCGTCTGTATCTCCAACTACATCAGTTGGATTGCCAGCTACGGCGTGTGGTGGGAAGTGTTCCTTTAAATATTTAATTATCTCCTCACTAAGTTCGGCCATTTTGAGTCCAAATTTTGCCACAGCATCACTTGCCATAACTCCAGCTCCGCCACCATCAGTAATGATTCCAATTCTGTCTCCTTTTGGAAGTTTGCACTTTGCGAAGGCCTTTGCGACGTCGAACATATGCTCAAAGTCCTCTGCCCTTAATATTCCAGTTTGTT harbors:
- a CDS encoding D-glucuronyl C5-epimerase family protein, whose translation is MKLIKTIGVLILVSLSLGCITVEDSISSSPTGSKVEIYVQIDEKSAAFELSEIQVKIGNKTINDFNKPNFVGYVSENNGEVEVTFVVNANGKDWYGKKVSARDLINLKFPYGERILITLELYYEDETLRIKPETEKSGIIGEKIPDEVFMVSEEVLVKEIRKVYGEVPNKIKEELKINKKIREEFLSKYSKTGNITYLRSYRDSFYAIRAFGELAKWKGLSMLDIKAFNLTLKANNEYYSKYPSPQKDFSVVIFSENTPYYSPIKIKGDLNTSLPFLYYRGRGLSYYPVSALHWADIYFKRGNYEIALQFLNNLQEFMYFGNYNSEEYALFLNYFHFENSSIPWVSGYAQGMGAGLYAKAYQITKNETYLKTAKLLLNSFDLSLKENGFVSNTKYGPWYLEYNYNSNELVLNGHIIALQGLYYYWEVTKDEKAWQLFQAGVESTKKTLPIFDTNSWSKYSNIHGDASEFYHRLHIQLLKWLYDVTGDEYFFNYARKWNNYLIYRGLPPEDLG
- a CDS encoding thiamine-phosphate synthase family protein, translating into MKTPCEFWAEEVMPNLRADIARILYSKGLTQAKIAEHLGITQAMVSKYLTGKYKRLGGDLSKEIQIVAQEVASLILYGAKKEDIIRFLNKRFFEMLRSGILCKGYLEYIESDDESLCSDLFSGEPSRTQILEELNLALGGLLRNKGFLKLIPEIRSNFAYSLPDPKEKEDVAAVPGRITHVKDKAYALPPEFGASEHMAGVLIALSNVFPGIRSVLNIKYDENIFRALKKAGFKFGVIEKSERSEDETVRLIVEEFKKKGSLDAVVDRGGFGIEPCVYIFGKNPIEVVEKVKRLESFL
- a CDS encoding VanZ family protein, which encodes MRKITLLYLMLLTYANLSPKVPSAGVAGGDKIVHFLEFLILGLVSRDKSYMIFPVIFESLQLFVPGRSFSFLDMGANLIGFGVGYLLWRWWNESADRRA
- a CDS encoding secondary thiamine-phosphate synthase enzyme YjbQ; protein product: MKVLTEELRFSTRGEIDLVDITRDIEEIVEKSEIKNGQVLVFVPGATGAIVTIEHENDLLEDFKRVLRELVPKGAGYKHDIIDNNAHSHLRASLLGSSLVLPIVDGKVVRGLWQQIFFVELDVRPRRRRLVVQIMGD
- a CDS encoding MBL fold metallo-hydrolase, with the translated sequence MRVILLGSGSYSGTPKALCECENCSRARRFPQYRRTRFSMYIPQINALIDPSPDLYYHMSYLNERIENVFITHPHFDHIGGLPELQVFKKVRFYSHKKILDLAKHLQETFLGIREWEYVSLEFNRWYDFGKFKVKQFPVVHQPGDVAGGFILEVKGKRIVITGDTGPEILRNHELLEEIRGADLLVSEMTHKYSIPKTHLGVEDAIKFAQKVEANKTLFVHISHSNYTQEELEEKVGENGMVGRDFMVLRI
- a CDS encoding M48 family metallopeptidase yields the protein MPEIELSGRRIQYEVSVRKVRYMRIYVTPSGKLEIVSPTRRVEPFLRAKEKWIITKIEAIEKAKQLSGFPYLGRFYNTGSGEKFKVNDNMIKLPHNKKLESTLRVRLREIITPLIQEKTKKLNVNVNKVFIRKQKTRWGSCSPKGNLNFNLAMLALPPQLIDYLVSHEVAHLVEMNHSKRFWKLVEKFHPDWKRKRRELKEWWIIVHNNPIWKEILEGRK
- a CDS encoding MBL fold metallo-hydrolase, encoding MALSFRPIWFDSMGAKSSCVLVKTPDISVIIDPGIAIMQPSFPASEEKKIEWLIEGEKAIKNASKEADVLVISHYHYDHYFPGDLEVYRGKRLLAKNPNEYINDSQRKRADYFYSNLCRYFGGLKLEDLWREREAKKYSNLMDKLPIAVSKDFGEYNTRRKQLLEKGLKWFENRADMWNRSPKIPEVKFEDVEVHFADGREFQFGDTKIRFTGPMFHGIEFSRVGWVISTVIEYEDEKLIHSSDLNGPIIEDYAEWIIKENPNILILDGPMTYMLGYLLNKINLRRAVENAVKIVRKIDAEIIIYDHHLPRERHFKEHTKKVWETAERLDKNLLTAAEFLGMKPKVLEI
- a CDS encoding MBL fold metallo-hydrolase, whose translation is MVNIGEADKLRIYTLAEDYAGYNSPFLAQHGVSFLIEVGFDGNKRRILFDTASYAEPILFNMEILGIDPKTVDMIILSHSHFDHTGGLLGIMKKINKEIPILAHPNIFKVSFAMEPEFMYAGIPPLRGGSKEEIEKLGGVWILSRDIIKLMPGVFTLGEITKEEKVEFERSTTISLYKLENGKIRSDDIEDEIGLAINTKKGLVVIGGCAHPGIISMVKKSCRTE
- a CDS encoding MBL fold metallo-hydrolase, with product MHAVIGGFHLIEADNERIQKTVEALKELGVKRVFVGHCTGLEAEALFAREFGKNFEKLHSGKVIEI
- a CDS encoding ester cyclase is translated as MTEKERIIQQIVDEVWNKGNVNTLDEFYAQNFVNHDPANPDVTNLEKFKEWVLFNHKTFPDFHVTIEDTITEGDEIVKRWKVTGTQKGEMMGGKIPPTGKQVTIEGTSIYRFEGDKIAEMWWGYDLLSMLQQLGAFPAK
- a CDS encoding acetate--CoA ligase family protein; protein product: MKEEALKIIKEVLTQGRKALVEYEAKQVLKAYDLPLPEEKLAKNLDEAIKYANEIGYPVVMKLMSPQILHKSDAKVVMLKIKNDEELKQKWEEIHENARKYKPDAEILGVLIAPMLKPGREIIIGVTEDPQFGHALMFGLGGIFVEILKDVTFRIIPIEEKDAWAMIKSIKGYPILAGARGEAPADMKAIVDMMLKVSQLIDDLKDYIKEMDLNPIFVYPEGEGAVIVDARIILK